From the Desulfovibrio sp. TomC genome, one window contains:
- the tadA gene encoding tRNA adenosine(34) deaminase TadA — translation MALKPAKRFDAGTDALPPPPPGWASYEALMELALEDARQAAAIGESPVGAVIVSVHGEVLARAGNAPISSTDPTAHAEVLAIRRAATQMNNYRLLNTTLVVTLEPCLMCLGAIVHARVDRLVYGASDPRTGAVTSRLPGPDLPFLNHRFDVVAGVMAEECGTLLRDFFRSRRSRTGAEPARPGRV, via the coding sequence ATGGCTTTGAAGCCAGCCAAACGGTTTGACGCCGGAACAGACGCCCTGCCCCCCCCACCTCCGGGGTGGGCGAGTTACGAAGCGCTCATGGAACTCGCCCTGGAAGATGCCCGGCAGGCTGCGGCGATCGGCGAGTCGCCGGTCGGCGCGGTCATCGTGTCGGTCCACGGCGAGGTGTTGGCCCGGGCCGGCAACGCACCCATCTCCAGCACCGACCCGACTGCCCACGCCGAGGTGCTGGCCATTCGCCGGGCTGCAACCCAAATGAACAACTACCGGCTCCTCAACACCACTCTGGTGGTGACCCTGGAGCCGTGCCTCATGTGCCTGGGGGCCATTGTCCACGCCCGGGTGGACCGGCTCGTCTACGGCGCGTCAGACCCGCGCACCGGAGCGGTGACGTCCCGACTACCCGGCCCGGACCTGCCCTTTCTCAACCACCGCTTCGACGTCGTGGCCGGCGTCATGGCCGAAGAGTGCGGGACGCTGTTACGGGACTTTTTCCGCAGCCGTCGCAGCCGGACAGGGGCTGAACCGGCCAGACCGGGACGGGTCTAA